Proteins from a genomic interval of Gopherus evgoodei ecotype Sinaloan lineage chromosome 7, rGopEvg1_v1.p, whole genome shotgun sequence:
- the OAT gene encoding ornithine aminotransferase, mitochondrial isoform X1, protein MFSKLAHTQTFAVLRRGVHVSVSASTSVATKKNIQGPQSSEYIFEREAKYGAHNYHPLPVALEKGRGIYVWDVEGRKYFDFLSAYSAVNQGHCHPKIVKSLKAQAEKLTLTSRAFYNDVLGEYEEFITKMFNYSKVLPMNTGVEAGETACKLARKWAYTVKGIPKYKAKIIFAAGNFWGRTMSAVSSSTDPTSYDGFGPFMPGFEVIPYNDLPALERALQDPNVAAFMVEPIQGEAGVVVPDEGYLTGVRELCTKHNVLFIADEIQTGLARTGKMLAVDHENVRPDLVLLGKALSGGVYPVSAVLCDDEIMLTIKPGEHGSTYGGNPLACRVAISALEVIEEESLSENAEAMGSLLRSELMKTPSDIVTCVRGKGLLNAIVIRETKDYDAWKVCLRLRDNGLLAKPTHGDIIRLAPPLVIKEDEIRECIEIIHKTILSF, encoded by the exons ATGTTTTCCAAACTAGCCCACACACAAACCTTTGCTGTTCTGCGTCGTGGTGTTCATGTTTCAGTGAGTGCTTCTACATCAGTTGCAACTAAAAAAAACATCCAGGGACCTCAATCCTCTGAGTACATATTTGAACGTGAAGCTAAATATGGTGCACACAACTATCATCCCCTACCTGTTGCTCTAGAAAAAGGAAGAG GTATTTATGTGTGGGATGTAGAAGGCAGAAAATATTTCGATTTCTTGAGTGCTTACAGTGCTGTCAATCAAGGTCACTGTCATCCAAAGATAGTGAAATCTCTGAAAGCTCAAGCTGAGAAACTGACCCTTACCTCTAGGGCATTCTACAATGATGTACTTGGTGAATATGAAGAGTTTATCACCAAAATGTTCAACTACAGCAAAGTTCTTCCAATGAACACAG GTGTGGAAGCTGGAGAAACTGCCTGTAAACTGGCTCGCAAATGGGCATATACCGTGAAGGGAATTCCAAAATACAAAGCAAAGATTATTTTTGCAG CTGGGAACTTCTGGGGTAGAACAATGTCTGCTGTCTCTAGCTCTACAGATCCAACTAGTTATGATGGGTTTGGACCATTTATGCCAGGTTTTGAAGTAATTCCGTACAATGACCTTCCAGCTCTTGAG CGTGCACTTCAGGATCCAAATGTAGCAGCTTTCATGGTTGAACCAATTCAAGGTGAAGCAGGTGTGGTTGTCCCTGATGAAGGTTATCTAACAGGAGTGCGAGAGCTCTGCACAAAACACAAT GTTCTGTTTATTGCTGATGAAATACAGACTGGCTTAGCTAGAACTGGGAAAATGCTGGCTGTTGACCATGAAAATGTGAGACCTGACCTGGTGCTCCTTGGAAAGGCCCTTTCTGGTGGTGTATATCCT GTATCAGCAGTACTGTGTGATGATGAAATTATGCTGACCATTAAGCCAGGTGAACATGGATCTACATATGGAGGAAATCCATTAGCCTGCCGTGTGGCTATATCAGCACTTGAG GTGATTGAAGAAGAAAGCTTAAGTGAAAATGCAGAAGCAATGGGCAGCCTATTAAGGAGTGAGCTCATGAAGACTCCATCAGACATTGTGACCTGTGTAAGAGGAAAAGGATTACTAAATGCTATTGTTATCCGTGAAACTAAAG acTATGATGCCTGGAAAGTGTGTCTGCGGCTTCGTGATAATGGACTTCTCGCCAAACCGACTCATGGTGACATCATCAGGCTGGCACCTCCGCTTGTGATCAAGGAGGATGAAATCAGAGAGTGCATTGAAATCATTCATAAAACCATTCTGTCTTTCTGA
- the OAT gene encoding ornithine aminotransferase, mitochondrial isoform X2 has protein sequence MSAVSSSTDPTSYDGFGPFMPGFEVIPYNDLPALERALQDPNVAAFMVEPIQGEAGVVVPDEGYLTGVRELCTKHNVLFIADEIQTGLARTGKMLAVDHENVRPDLVLLGKALSGGVYPVSAVLCDDEIMLTIKPGEHGSTYGGNPLACRVAISALEVIEEESLSENAEAMGSLLRSELMKTPSDIVTCVRGKGLLNAIVIRETKDYDAWKVCLRLRDNGLLAKPTHGDIIRLAPPLVIKEDEIRECIEIIHKTILSF, from the exons ATGTCTGCTGTCTCTAGCTCTACAGATCCAACTAGTTATGATGGGTTTGGACCATTTATGCCAGGTTTTGAAGTAATTCCGTACAATGACCTTCCAGCTCTTGAG CGTGCACTTCAGGATCCAAATGTAGCAGCTTTCATGGTTGAACCAATTCAAGGTGAAGCAGGTGTGGTTGTCCCTGATGAAGGTTATCTAACAGGAGTGCGAGAGCTCTGCACAAAACACAAT GTTCTGTTTATTGCTGATGAAATACAGACTGGCTTAGCTAGAACTGGGAAAATGCTGGCTGTTGACCATGAAAATGTGAGACCTGACCTGGTGCTCCTTGGAAAGGCCCTTTCTGGTGGTGTATATCCT GTATCAGCAGTACTGTGTGATGATGAAATTATGCTGACCATTAAGCCAGGTGAACATGGATCTACATATGGAGGAAATCCATTAGCCTGCCGTGTGGCTATATCAGCACTTGAG GTGATTGAAGAAGAAAGCTTAAGTGAAAATGCAGAAGCAATGGGCAGCCTATTAAGGAGTGAGCTCATGAAGACTCCATCAGACATTGTGACCTGTGTAAGAGGAAAAGGATTACTAAATGCTATTGTTATCCGTGAAACTAAAG acTATGATGCCTGGAAAGTGTGTCTGCGGCTTCGTGATAATGGACTTCTCGCCAAACCGACTCATGGTGACATCATCAGGCTGGCACCTCCGCTTGTGATCAAGGAGGATGAAATCAGAGAGTGCATTGAAATCATTCATAAAACCATTCTGTCTTTCTGA